The Flavobacteriales bacterium genome includes a region encoding these proteins:
- a CDS encoding lamin tail domain-containing protein: MKLLLGVVWLLLFPHLAIAQNNLVQDNFEDNDLSQNPIWIGNISEFANTGGILKSNSDSVNHAFFITTQINFNKENEWTLDVNIPIATSSANYVDVVLGSDSANLLSKYNGHFLRIGGTSDNFSLFRNEAGSPILLANGANGHSNNFNGQIKIVRDSLGNWLVSYDNGFSGNFVFLTSVSSIFFSDSKYCGIIVRQSTTSFHKKHSFDNFYFGQPRVDKTPPKVEFLNVLSDSSLVVLFSETIDNTKITATNFEINNGIGLATTVNFVKNSCTLHFPNHFATQNYQLHITDIFDLAGNKLSDTTLNFNYLKPDDAELFDVVISEVMSDPTPSVGLPEFEYLELYNRSAKILNLKDWILADASKEILLPDLIMMPNTFLVICDLSAYEEMKQFAPLLTSSNFISLNNSGDSITLKNNKNEIIFQLNYSNDWHTLEWKKAGGWSLEMIDPTMPCLGAENWNSSKDLSGGTPGKINSISGNISDSKAPAIINSFIELPNKIKLTFDESLILYAPNASHFLVENYSISKVEKTDNYHLTLTFNQFFSYGKLYELLVNGVSDCSGNKIENAKISLALPSKIKPNNLLINEILFNPKTGGVDFVEIYNAADSVFDLSHLFIGKKNMDGDWENLEQVSTLPKLIFPKEYIALTSNPLIINQHYPKSSLINLFETPSLPTMPDDEGNVGISISNGTSIDWLPYSEDMHNSLISNNEGVSLERRSVLDSTNQKLNWTSASYVENYATPGYKNSQSALPLLGLSEFEISPDPFSPDGDGFNDELFIKFNIQESANINIRVFDLNGKMVAFPVNTALSGINNIFVWSGKGVNDEVVPPGIYVVVLEALSVDSGKKIIKKQAITVAY; encoded by the coding sequence ATGAAACTACTTTTGGGGGTTGTGTGGCTTTTGCTGTTTCCACATCTTGCAATTGCCCAAAACAATTTGGTACAGGATAATTTTGAAGACAATGATTTGAGCCAAAACCCTATTTGGATAGGTAATATTTCGGAATTTGCGAACACCGGCGGAATATTGAAATCGAACAGCGACTCGGTAAACCATGCTTTTTTTATTACCACACAAATCAATTTTAATAAAGAAAACGAATGGACTTTGGATGTGAACATTCCAATAGCAACTTCATCGGCCAACTATGTTGACGTGGTTTTGGGCAGCGATTCTGCCAATTTGTTATCAAAATACAATGGCCACTTTTTAAGAATTGGAGGCACTTCCGACAATTTTTCACTCTTTAGAAATGAGGCAGGAAGCCCCATTTTATTGGCGAACGGGGCGAACGGACATTCCAATAATTTTAATGGGCAAATAAAAATTGTTCGCGATTCTCTGGGCAACTGGTTGGTTAGCTATGACAATGGATTTTCGGGTAATTTCGTCTTTCTGACTTCGGTGTCGAGTATTTTCTTTTCCGACTCCAAATATTGTGGTATTATCGTTCGCCAATCCACCACTTCTTTTCACAAAAAACACAGTTTTGATAATTTTTATTTTGGCCAACCACGTGTTGACAAAACGCCTCCAAAGGTGGAGTTTCTTAATGTTTTAAGCGATTCTTCATTGGTTGTATTATTCTCCGAAACCATTGATAATACTAAAATTACCGCTACTAATTTTGAGATAAACAATGGCATTGGACTTGCCACTACCGTTAATTTCGTTAAAAACAGTTGTACCCTACATTTTCCAAATCATTTTGCCACCCAAAACTACCAACTACACATAACTGACATTTTTGATTTAGCAGGCAATAAATTATCTGATACTACTCTGAATTTCAATTACTTAAAACCCGACGATGCAGAGCTTTTTGATGTGGTAATTTCGGAGGTAATGAGTGACCCAACTCCATCGGTTGGTTTGCCCGAATTTGAATATTTGGAGCTATACAATAGGTCGGCAAAAATATTAAACCTTAAAGATTGGATATTGGCAGATGCCAGCAAAGAAATTCTATTGCCTGATTTGATAATGATGCCGAACACCTTTTTAGTTATTTGCGACCTATCGGCTTATGAAGAAATGAAACAATTTGCTCCACTTCTAACTTCAAGCAATTTCATTTCTCTCAACAATTCGGGTGATAGCATCACTCTAAAAAACAACAAAAACGAAATCATTTTTCAATTGAATTATTCCAACGATTGGCATACATTAGAATGGAAAAAAGCCGGAGGTTGGAGCCTTGAAATGATTGACCCCACCATGCCATGTTTGGGTGCGGAAAACTGGAATTCGAGCAAGGATTTGAGCGGTGGAACTCCCGGAAAAATAAACTCTATTTCAGGAAATATAAGTGACAGTAAAGCTCCGGCCATTATCAACTCATTCATTGAATTGCCAAATAAAATCAAACTTACTTTTGATGAATCATTGATTTTATATGCCCCCAATGCTTCTCATTTTTTAGTTGAAAATTATTCCATTTCTAAGGTAGAAAAAACCGACAACTATCATTTAACTTTGACTTTTAACCAGTTCTTTTCTTATGGAAAATTGTATGAATTATTGGTTAATGGCGTTTCGGATTGTTCTGGAAATAAAATTGAAAATGCTAAAATATCGTTGGCATTACCATCAAAAATTAAACCTAACAATTTGTTAATCAATGAAATACTTTTTAACCCCAAAACCGGAGGGGTTGATTTTGTAGAAATTTACAATGCCGCCGACTCAGTTTTTGATTTGAGCCATTTATTTATAGGAAAGAAAAACATGGATGGCGACTGGGAAAATTTGGAGCAAGTATCAACCCTTCCAAAACTCATTTTTCCGAAAGAATACATTGCATTGACCAGTAACCCACTGATAATCAATCAACATTATCCTAAATCGAGTTTGATAAATCTATTTGAAACCCCCTCATTGCCCACCATGCCAGATGATGAAGGCAATGTTGGTATTTCCATTTCAAACGGTACTTCGATTGATTGGTTGCCATATTCGGAAGACATGCATAACAGTTTAATATCTAATAATGAAGGTGTTAGCCTCGAAAGAAGGTCGGTTTTAGATTCTACAAACCAAAAATTGAACTGGACTTCGGCATCTTATGTCGAAAATTATGCAACACCGGGTTATAAAAATTCGCAGTCTGCACTACCGTTGTTGGGTTTGTCCGAATTTGAAATTTCACCTGACCCATTTTCGCCAGATGGTGATGGCTTTAATGATGAATTATTCATAAAATTCAACATTCAGGAAAGTGCAAATATCAATATCCGCGTTTTTGATTTGAATGGGAAAATGGTTGCCTTTCCGGTAAACACGGCTCTTTCTGGTATCAATAACATTTTTGTTTGGAGTGGAAAAGGAGTGAATGATGAGGTAGTTCCACCCGGAATTTACGTGGTTGTTTTAGAGGCTTTATCGGTTGATAGCGGTAAAAAAATAATTAAAAAACAGGCCATTACAGTGGCTTATTAA
- a CDS encoding histidine kinase yields MIWAPKVAKEVVKSLPLARRKKSLKKDLDTPLNFWSWNWSKKLLCTFGLMFHQRILSICVLLLMAVLANAQQNHFRHFSLEEGLPQSQVFDVLHDSRGFIWAGTRGGGLARFDGKNFKTYQTKQGLINNFVNCIYEDAKHDIWVGTQSGISVFNGLNFKNYQISKSNEIRIYCFLELDKKMLVGSSNGLYVFENEKFTRINLSSKQDNEYITSLKIGDGSVYVGTNRGLYILNKRILKTERILTVADGLPDDYVQSLCLDSSGIWIGTYGRGIRYFDGQHIVDPQIPLPWDVISYDLMLVGRELWVATQINGIFVYHTTTKQLTQYGSKQGLSNNHVRCLEKDVWGNVWLGTSGGGLNQFTGKQFTHFTVKDGLADNYVYAVLEDFKGSLWIGTGKKGVTQMDSANYVVWGLDSGFANVKIKSLAQSSDSLFWFGSEGQGLAYFDGDTFKWLKVDNGLCGNYIKDIVTLPDGRVFVATLDGGISEISRINGKFEIKNYQYLTHLPTNRIFSLHADANGVVWFGTENKGLGKIEAGKATMVINEASIKYQSIRAIRSLHRQLWIATTDGLYRYESVTKKIQKVADEHLKSTNLYLLEFDKKNNLYVGHERGLEKLRLNETGDVIDGEFFGAAEGFSGIETCQNAAICDAQGNMWFGTINGLTKYNTIEIETNAIRPKVWLDNVDLFYETLVSGKFGFNPVSWNNLTSTPVFPYNQNHLSFSFTGIDLTNPTKLKYQWKLEGFDEDWVKSGIKSDAIYSNIPPGKYVLKYRTISMQGIESQEYSWPFEVKAPFWQTWWFRLLIWVIPILLIAVAIWNYIKNIKRKAAEEREKILVEKELIELEQKALRLQMNPHFLFNALNSIQSLVALNQHEEARTYLQKFAKLMRLTLQNSRVDSIPLSDEILTLKNYMELEQLTKKPAFSFSINVENGLNPDQVYLPPMMLQPFVENAIKHGIADLGNQGLVKLHFSMQGSKLICKISDNGIGRKAAEEKAKQKTKSHESAALQVISDRINILNKEHPGNKLEISDLEMGTEVCLEIATG; encoded by the coding sequence TTGATTTGGGCCCCGAAGGTGGCAAAGGAGGTGGTGAAATCATTGCCATTGGCACGCCGGAAGAAATCGTTAAAAAAGGACTTGGACACACCGCTAAATTTTTGGAGTTGGAATTGGTCTAAAAAATTATTGTGTACTTTTGGGTTGATGTTTCATCAACGAATTTTGAGTATTTGTGTGCTTTTGCTCATGGCTGTTTTGGCCAATGCCCAGCAAAATCATTTTCGCCATTTTAGTTTAGAAGAAGGATTGCCGCAATCGCAAGTGTTTGATGTGTTGCACGATAGCCGTGGCTTTATTTGGGCAGGAACACGTGGGGGAGGCTTGGCCAGATTTGACGGAAAAAATTTTAAAACCTACCAGACAAAGCAAGGATTGATAAACAACTTTGTCAATTGCATTTATGAAGATGCAAAACATGATATATGGGTTGGAACCCAAAGCGGAATTAGTGTTTTCAATGGTCTGAATTTTAAGAATTACCAAATTTCTAAATCAAACGAGATACGCATATATTGTTTTTTAGAGCTTGACAAGAAAATGCTGGTGGGTAGCTCAAACGGTTTGTATGTATTTGAAAATGAAAAATTTACACGAATTAACTTGTCATCAAAACAGGACAATGAATATATAACCTCTTTAAAAATTGGCGATGGTAGTGTGTATGTTGGCACCAATCGGGGTTTGTATATTTTAAATAAAAGGATACTCAAAACCGAACGGATTCTTACCGTTGCGGATGGTTTGCCCGATGATTATGTGCAGTCGTTGTGCCTTGACTCGAGCGGTATTTGGATTGGAACCTATGGCCGAGGCATTCGATATTTTGATGGTCAACACATTGTTGACCCACAAATACCACTTCCCTGGGATGTAATTTCGTATGATTTAATGTTGGTAGGAAGGGAGCTATGGGTGGCCACCCAAATAAACGGCATTTTTGTATATCACACAACCACCAAACAATTAACACAATATGGGAGCAAACAAGGGCTTAGCAACAACCATGTGCGTTGTTTAGAAAAAGATGTTTGGGGCAATGTGTGGCTTGGCACTTCGGGTGGGGGGCTAAACCAATTTACAGGAAAGCAATTTACCCACTTTACCGTAAAGGATGGGCTGGCCGACAATTATGTATATGCCGTTTTGGAAGATTTTAAAGGCAGTTTGTGGATAGGAACCGGCAAAAAAGGAGTTACACAAATGGATTCGGCAAACTATGTGGTATGGGGACTTGATTCGGGTTTTGCCAATGTAAAAATAAAAAGCCTAGCACAAAGCAGCGACAGTTTATTTTGGTTTGGCAGCGAGGGGCAGGGGTTGGCTTATTTTGATGGTGACACTTTTAAATGGTTAAAAGTAGATAATGGGTTGTGCGGAAATTACATAAAAGATATTGTAACCCTACCCGATGGTAGAGTGTTTGTGGCCACGCTTGATGGCGGCATTAGCGAAATATCAAGAATCAACGGAAAGTTTGAAATAAAGAATTACCAGTATTTGACCCATTTGCCAACCAACCGAATTTTTTCGTTGCACGCCGATGCAAATGGGGTGGTCTGGTTTGGAACAGAAAACAAAGGTTTGGGCAAAATAGAAGCCGGAAAAGCCACCATGGTAATAAATGAAGCGAGCATTAAATATCAAAGCATCAGAGCCATTAGGTCGTTGCACCGACAACTATGGATAGCCACTACTGATGGGCTTTATCGATACGAATCGGTAACAAAAAAAATACAGAAAGTGGCCGACGAACATTTAAAATCGACCAATCTGTATTTATTAGAATTCGACAAAAAAAACAATCTATATGTGGGTCATGAGCGGGGTTTAGAAAAGTTGCGGCTGAATGAAACCGGTGATGTAATAGACGGAGAATTTTTTGGTGCAGCCGAAGGATTTTCGGGAATAGAAACCTGCCAAAACGCAGCAATTTGTGATGCACAAGGAAATATGTGGTTTGGCACCATCAACGGTTTGACAAAATATAACACCATAGAAATAGAAACCAATGCCATACGCCCCAAAGTGTGGTTGGATAATGTGGATCTTTTTTATGAAACTTTGGTGTCCGGAAAATTTGGCTTTAACCCTGTTTCGTGGAATAATCTGACTTCAACCCCGGTTTTTCCGTATAACCAGAATCATTTAAGTTTTTCGTTTACCGGAATAGATTTAACCAATCCCACAAAGCTCAAATATCAGTGGAAACTAGAAGGATTTGACGAAGATTGGGTAAAGTCAGGCATAAAAAGTGATGCAATTTACAGTAATATTCCCCCCGGAAAATATGTGCTAAAATACCGAACCATATCCATGCAAGGAATTGAAAGCCAAGAGTATAGTTGGCCTTTTGAGGTAAAAGCACCTTTTTGGCAAACATGGTGGTTTCGGCTACTTATATGGGTAATTCCCATTTTGCTAATTGCCGTTGCAATATGGAATTATATAAAAAACATTAAACGAAAAGCAGCTGAAGAACGTGAAAAAATATTGGTAGAAAAAGAATTGATAGAGTTAGAACAAAAGGCTCTGCGACTTCAAATGAATCCTCATTTTTTGTTCAATGCACTCAATTCTATCCAATCTTTGGTGGCTCTAAACCAGCATGAAGAAGCTAGAACGTATTTGCAAAAATTTGCCAAATTGATGCGGTTGACCTTGCAAAATTCGCGGGTTGATTCCATACCCCTAAGTGACGAAATTTTAACCCTAAAAAACTATATGGAGCTGGAGCAATTGACCAAAAAGCCAGCATTTTCATTTTCTATAAATGTGGAGAATGGCCTGAATCCCGACCAGGTTTATTTGCCTCCCATGATGTTGCAGCCTTTTGTTGAAAATGCCATTAAACACGGCATTGCCGATTTGGGCAATCAGGGTTTGGTAAAATTGCATTTTTCAATGCAGGGTTCAAAATTGATTTGTAAAATATCCGACAACGGAATTGGCAGAAAGGCTGCTGAAGAAAAGGCCAAACAAAAAACCAAAAGTCATGAGTCGGCTGCACTTCAGGTAATATCAGACAGAATAAACATCCTAAACAAAGAACACCCTGGCAACAAACTCGAAATCAGTGATTTGGAGATGGGTACAGAGGTTTGCCTCGAAATAGCAACCGGATAG
- a CDS encoding Bax inhibitor-1 family protein has protein sequence MSEIIIDHELVANSTSVEKAEFYKKTYAHVAGAFLVFLVLEGLFLNIGFMRDLAVQMTQGMSWLIVLGLFMLATTQAEKMVARATSINKQYLGLFIYVLAEAIIFVPLMMVAMAYLGTAVLMQAMILTIALFAGLSAVVLITKKDFSFMRSIITVGSIIALGLIVAGIIFGFDLGLWFSGAMVLLAAGSILYQTSNMIYRYSNDQYVLASLGLFASFMLLLWYIIQIFLSRD, from the coding sequence ATGTCAGAAATAATTATCGATCATGAATTGGTAGCCAATTCAACATCCGTAGAAAAAGCAGAATTTTACAAAAAGACTTATGCCCATGTGGCTGGAGCATTTTTGGTTTTCTTGGTTTTAGAAGGCCTCTTTTTAAATATTGGCTTTATGCGAGACTTGGCGGTGCAAATGACACAGGGCATGTCTTGGCTTATTGTGTTAGGCCTATTTATGTTGGCCACCACCCAAGCCGAGAAAATGGTAGCACGTGCCACGAGCATTAATAAGCAATACCTTGGCCTATTCATCTATGTTTTGGCCGAAGCCATCATTTTTGTTCCATTAATGATGGTGGCTATGGCCTATTTGGGTACGGCTGTGTTGATGCAGGCCATGATATTAACCATTGCCCTATTTGCGGGTTTAAGTGCCGTGGTGCTCATTACCAAAAAAGATTTTTCATTTATGCGAAGCATTATCACGGTGGGTAGCATTATTGCTCTTGGGCTAATTGTGGCCGGAATTATTTTTGGCTTTGATTTGGGTCTTTGGTTTAGCGGTGCTATGGTTTTACTTGCTGCCGGATCTATTTTATATCAAACTAGCAATATGATTTACCGATATTCAAACGACCAATATGTGTTGGCATCTTTAGGTTTGTTTGCCTCATTCATGCTGTTGCTTTGGTATATCATTCAAATATTTTTGAGTAGAGATTAA
- a CDS encoding DegT/DnrJ/EryC1/StrS family aminotransferase has translation MTIQMVDLHGQYLKIKNEVDAAMQEVLDSTAFIGGAKVREFAANLERYLQIKHVIPCANGTDALQVAFMALNLSPGDEVIVPCFTYAATAEVIALLHLTPVLVDVDTDTFQIDINQIEQCITAKTKAIVPVHLFGQCSNMEAIMQLAEKHNLFVVEDTAQAIGAKYTFSHGSVQSAGGIGHFGTTSFFPSKNLGCFGDGGAILTNDDVLAEKARMICNHGQKKKYYHSVIGVNSRLDTIQAAVLDVKLKHLDSYCQARNDVADYYDIAFADDERFDTPKRVANSTHVFHQYTLKLNGINRDDLKNYLHEKGVPSMVYYPVPLNEQEAFLSNGKFPITQDLCSRVLSLPISTEMSQEQLEYIVAAVLGYK, from the coding sequence ATGACCATACAAATGGTGGATCTACATGGTCAATACCTCAAAATAAAAAACGAAGTGGATGCAGCTATGCAAGAGGTTCTTGATTCTACGGCCTTTATTGGCGGTGCTAAAGTGCGAGAGTTTGCCGCCAATCTTGAGAGGTATTTGCAGATAAAACACGTTATTCCGTGTGCCAATGGCACCGACGCATTGCAGGTGGCATTTATGGCACTCAATCTTAGTCCGGGCGATGAGGTAATTGTACCTTGTTTTACGTATGCCGCCACAGCGGAAGTGATTGCCCTTCTGCACCTAACGCCTGTTTTGGTAGATGTTGATACAGATACATTTCAAATAGACATAAATCAAATAGAGCAGTGCATTACTGCTAAAACCAAAGCCATTGTTCCCGTGCATTTGTTTGGTCAGTGCAGCAACATGGAGGCCATTATGCAGTTGGCCGAGAAGCACAATCTGTTTGTGGTTGAAGATACTGCACAAGCTATTGGGGCAAAATATACTTTTTCCCATGGTTCGGTGCAGTCAGCGGGTGGTATCGGTCATTTTGGAACCACATCGTTTTTCCCGTCAAAAAACTTGGGGTGTTTTGGCGATGGTGGGGCTATTTTAACCAACGATGATGTCTTGGCAGAAAAAGCAAGAATGATTTGCAACCACGGACAAAAAAAGAAATATTACCACAGCGTTATCGGTGTAAACTCTCGGCTGGATACCATACAGGCTGCGGTGCTTGATGTAAAGCTAAAACATCTTGATAGCTATTGTCAAGCCAGAAACGATGTAGCCGATTATTACGACATAGCTTTTGCCGATGATGAACGTTTTGATACCCCTAAGCGAGTGGCCAATTCTACCCATGTTTTCCATCAGTACACCCTCAAATTGAACGGAATAAACCGTGATGATTTAAAGAATTATTTGCACGAAAAAGGTGTACCCAGCATGGTTTACTACCCTGTGCCGCTCAATGAGCAGGAGGCTTTTTTAAGCAACGGAAAATTTCCTATTACCCAAGATTTGTGCAGTAGGGTGCTATCATTGCCCATCAGCACAGAAATGAGCCAAGAGCAGTTGGAGTATATTGTTGCTGCTGTTTTGGGGTATAAATAG
- a CDS encoding RNA ligase (ATP), with translation MRKLASIQKIIALEPIKGADAIEKATVLGWQLVVKKNEFKVGDLAVYCEIDSLLPDKPEFEFLKPRKLRIRTIRLRGQISQGICFPLSILPADFEVIEDADCTEALEIIKYEPPMPACLRGIAKGPFPSFIPKTDETRVQVLQTLLDKYKGEKCYVAEKLDGSSATYFLKDGIFGVCSRNLELTEDTENSFWKVARLMDIENKLRSIGKNIGIQGELIGEGIQGNKLKIKGQTAMFFNAFDIDKYEYLNFFDFKELLHKLDLPMVPIISLDYELENDIEDIIKTATIKSKLLNDVWAEGIVIRPYTEKLDLLLSNEYFSKGRVSFKAINPEFLLKYGE, from the coding sequence ATGCGAAAATTAGCAAGTATTCAAAAAATTATAGCATTGGAACCTATAAAAGGTGCCGATGCCATTGAAAAAGCCACCGTTTTAGGCTGGCAATTGGTAGTCAAAAAAAATGAATTTAAGGTAGGCGATTTGGCCGTTTATTGCGAAATTGACAGCCTATTGCCCGACAAACCCGAATTTGAGTTTTTAAAACCACGCAAATTGAGAATAAGAACCATTCGGCTGCGTGGGCAAATTTCGCAAGGTATATGTTTTCCGCTGTCCATATTACCGGCAGACTTTGAGGTAATTGAAGATGCAGACTGCACCGAAGCGTTAGAAATAATCAAATACGAGCCACCTATGCCGGCTTGCCTAAGGGGGATTGCCAAAGGGCCGTTTCCTTCTTTTATTCCTAAAACAGATGAAACAAGAGTGCAGGTATTGCAGACCTTGTTAGACAAATACAAAGGTGAAAAATGCTATGTTGCCGAAAAGCTGGATGGAAGCTCGGCAACATACTTTTTAAAAGACGGCATATTTGGTGTTTGTAGCCGAAACTTAGAGCTTACAGAAGACACAGAAAACAGCTTTTGGAAAGTTGCAAGACTAATGGATATAGAAAACAAACTGCGTTCGATTGGGAAAAATATTGGCATTCAAGGTGAGCTTATTGGTGAGGGAATTCAAGGAAACAAACTAAAAATAAAAGGACAAACCGCTATGTTTTTTAATGCCTTTGATATTGACAAGTATGAATATTTAAACTTTTTTGATTTCAAAGAGTTACTCCACAAATTAGATTTACCTATGGTTCCGATTATCTCTTTGGATTACGAGCTTGAAAACGACATTGAGGATATAATTAAAACTGCGACTATTAAAAGCAAACTATTAAATGATGTTTGGGCTGAAGGTATTGTTATTCGCCCATATACCGAAAAATTAGACCTACTTTTATCCAACGAATACTTTAGCAAGGGGCGTGTAAGTTTCAAAGCAATTAATCCGGAATTTCTCTTAAAATATGGGGAATAA
- a CDS encoding Fic family protein gives MTTELHLINWRSGNTQAERLGAKILIMEGYESVDPQCPLGGPDGLKDIVCEKNGWKYVAACYFGIDQKDFKEIKEKYTHDLEGVAKNNANGIVFITNQHITPTERQVLEKIAEENDKTAIIYHKERVVAILNSPLGYGIRLELFGIQMNKEEQMSFFSQQNNYLKKLLDQQSDFLLKEISKRIDGVQKPIRRIEKLSYENRERTRNLEELIKDGTVSSDKTKIPVSTELESTSNLTLERLLSIHKLLLFSDSIHGLGALRKVQVWIASNKSGNIEDATYVPPKADKVQELTEKLLSDWRDNYEKFEKGNLGDKLKAITEFHLEFLSIHPFLDGNGRVARYLLNQQASEFFGIDYQIILKDTQAYYLAINEGHNGNLEPLTKILTQAIYGKETI, from the coding sequence ATGACTACAGAACTACATTTAATAAATTGGAGAAGTGGAAATACTCAAGCCGAAAGATTAGGTGCAAAAATCCTAATAATGGAAGGGTACGAATCTGTAGACCCTCAATGTCCATTGGGAGGACCTGATGGATTAAAAGATATAGTTTGTGAGAAAAACGGATGGAAGTATGTTGCTGCTTGCTACTTTGGAATTGACCAAAAAGATTTTAAAGAGATAAAAGAAAAATACACTCACGATTTAGAAGGTGTTGCTAAAAACAACGCTAATGGAATTGTATTTATCACTAATCAGCACATAACACCAACAGAACGCCAAGTTTTAGAAAAAATAGCTGAAGAAAATGACAAAACAGCAATTATTTACCATAAAGAAAGAGTCGTTGCTATTCTAAACAGTCCTTTAGGTTATGGTATAAGACTAGAGCTTTTTGGTATTCAAATGAATAAAGAGGAACAAATGTCATTTTTTTCTCAACAAAACAACTACCTGAAAAAACTACTAGACCAGCAATCTGATTTTTTACTAAAAGAAATATCAAAACGCATTGACGGTGTTCAAAAACCGATAAGAAGAATTGAAAAATTATCCTACGAAAATAGAGAGCGGACTAGAAACCTAGAAGAATTAATAAAAGATGGAACTGTATCTAGCGATAAAACTAAAATCCCAGTTTCTACTGAATTAGAATCTACTTCTAATCTGACTTTAGAACGACTACTCTCAATCCATAAACTTTTACTTTTTTCAGATTCAATTCACGGACTTGGAGCATTAAGAAAAGTCCAAGTTTGGATTGCAAGTAATAAATCGGGTAACATAGAAGATGCAACATATGTTCCACCCAAAGCTGATAAAGTCCAAGAATTGACTGAAAAACTTTTATCCGATTGGAGAGACAATTACGAAAAATTTGAGAAAGGTAATCTTGGAGATAAATTAAAAGCAATTACAGAGTTTCATTTAGAATTTTTAAGTATTCATCCATTTTTAGACGGAAATGGACGAGTTGCTAGATATTTACTTAATCAACAAGCTTCGGAATTTTTTGGAATTGATTATCAAATTATCCTAAAAGACACACAAGCTTATTATTTGGCAATTAATGAAGGACATAATGGAAATCTTGAGCCTTTAACTAAAATATTAACTCAAGCGATTTATGGAAAAGAAACAATTTGA
- a CDS encoding Fic family protein: MKAFIHQKDHWPEFTWNNNHFLDLLSEARNLQGRLIGKMETLGFGLRNEALLDTLTLDVLKSSEIEGEFLNPDQVRSSIARRLGMEIAGVVDSDRSVEGVVEMMLDATQKCFDPLTADRLFGWHAALFPTGRSGMYKITVADWRKDTTGPMQVVSGAMGKEKVHFQAPDSNLVEKEMTRFIDWFNNKKIDLVIKAAIAHLWFVTIHPFEDGNGRITRALTDMLLAQADKSNQRFYSMSAQIRLERKQYYEILENTQKGNLDITDWIVWFLNCLINTLKSTDSILTKVLFKADFWQKHIDSAINDRQRKLLNMLMGGFDGKLTSSKWAKIAKCSKDSAVRDINDLIQKGILQKEAAGGRSTNYELKGMPTGSNKCT; the protein is encoded by the coding sequence ATGAAGGCGTTTATACATCAAAAAGACCATTGGCCAGAATTTACCTGGAATAATAATCATTTCTTGGATTTGTTAAGTGAGGCAAGAAATTTACAGGGAAGACTTATTGGAAAAATGGAAACATTAGGTTTTGGTTTGAGAAATGAGGCCCTACTTGATACATTGACTCTTGATGTGCTAAAATCATCGGAGATTGAAGGCGAATTTCTTAATCCTGACCAAGTGCGTTCATCAATTGCACGCAGATTAGGAATGGAAATAGCAGGAGTAGTGGATTCAGACAGAAGTGTGGAAGGAGTTGTTGAAATGATGCTTGACGCAACTCAAAAATGTTTTGATCCTTTGACTGCCGACAGACTTTTTGGTTGGCATGCTGCTTTATTTCCGACAGGAAGAAGTGGAATGTACAAAATTACTGTTGCGGATTGGAGAAAAGATACTACAGGGCCTATGCAGGTTGTATCTGGAGCAATGGGAAAAGAAAAAGTACATTTTCAAGCACCTGACTCCAATTTGGTGGAAAAAGAAATGACTCGATTTATTGATTGGTTCAATAACAAAAAAATTGACTTGGTAATTAAAGCTGCAATTGCACACTTATGGTTCGTTACAATCCACCCCTTCGAAGATGGAAATGGAAGAATAACAAGAGCATTGACAGATATGCTTCTTGCTCAAGCTGACAAAAGTAACCAACGATTTTACAGTATGTCCGCTCAGATTCGGTTGGAAAGAAAACAGTATTATGAGATATTGGAAAACACGCAAAAAGGGAATTTAGATATAACTGATTGGATTGTTTGGTTTTTAAACTGTTTGATTAATACTTTAAAATCCACGGATTCAATACTTACAAAAGTTTTATTCAAAGCTGATTTTTGGCAAAAGCATATAGATTCAGCAATAAATGACCGACAAAGAAAATTATTGAATATGCTAATGGGTGGATTTGACGGAAAATTAACTTCATCTAAATGGGCGAAGATTGCAAAATGCTCCAAAGATTCTGCAGTTAGAGATATAAACGATTTAATTCAGAAAGGGATTTTGCAAAAAGAAGCAGCAGGAGGAAGAAGTACAAATTACGAACTGAAAGGAATGCCAACTGGTAGCAATAAATGTACATAA